The proteins below are encoded in one region of Virgibacillus dokdonensis:
- a CDS encoding RDD family protein, with translation MKSLTKQRMKALFIDVAISTAVTVGVEYVLRKKVKNEFIHTVVTPTVVMWSLEYIQLKQCRQTVGYKLMGLELRSKTGFELTPIQLFKRMAYRDTLSNLQYIVNRHSFEGEAGAVLPHDRYAGMVVKEV, from the coding sequence ATGAAGTCGTTAACCAAACAAAGGATGAAGGCTCTTTTTATTGATGTAGCAATTTCTACCGCTGTAACTGTTGGGGTTGAATACGTTTTACGGAAAAAAGTAAAGAATGAGTTTATTCATACTGTAGTAACCCCAACCGTTGTCATGTGGTCGCTCGAGTACATACAACTAAAGCAATGTAGACAAACGGTGGGTTATAAATTGATGGGGCTAGAATTACGAAGCAAAACAGGTTTTGAGTTGACACCGATACAACTTTTTAAACGAATGGCTTATCGTGACACGTTAAGTAACTTACAATACATTGTTAACCGACATTCCTTTGAAGGAGAAGCTGGAGCTGTACTTCCGCATGACAGGTATGCAGGTATGGTTGTAAAAGAGGTATAG